AGGGGGAGGCCCAGGACGAGGCCTGGAGAGGTGTGCGCTGATGGCGCCTACGACTCGAGGGAGGTGCGGCTCTACCTGCGTCGGCGGGGCATCAAGGCTGGCATCCCCCAGAACCCCAGGGGTAGGAAGAGGCCCAAGATGGGGAGGCCCTATCGCTTCTGCCAGGTGACCTACCAGGCTGCCAGGGGTGCGGTGGAGCGCCTCTTCGCCTGGCTCAAGGGAGGCTTTCGCCGACTGGCCCTGCGCCATGAGCGCCTCTTGGCCACCTTCACTGCCTTCGTCTACCTGGCCTGCTTCATCATCACCTGGAGAGTTTTGAATCACCTGGAGAGTTTTGAGATGAGTTCATCGCCCTAGCCGCCAGCGACGAGAGCAGGACGCCCGCGGTGCTGCCCAACACAGCAGCCCCGTATAGGATAAGCTGCATGACGACCAGGCCCTCAAGGGTATCATCGGGGCCCCAGCGGGGTACGTGGGGGGCCTCCAGCCGGTGCCACAGCTCGATGCCGCCCCACAGGGCCGCTGGCGCCAGCAGAACTACCACCCAGGAGCCTGCCAGTGTCCCTGCCACGATGCCCACTAGCCCTGCCAATGCCAGGGCCCAGTAGCCCTCGCTAGACCCCGTAGCGCTGTAGCCCACCGCCCCGGCGAGCAGGCCTGCAGCAGCCAGACGGGCCCACTGGATGAGCTGTCTCCTCATCCGATCCTGCTAGCCTTCTTTACAGCTGGCAAATGCGGGCGCTGGTAGGGGCTGGCCCTCCCTGACAGTGGTAAGAGGGCCCAGGCCTCTCAGGGCCTGCACCGCCTCGTCTATCCGTTCCGGCGCACCTATGAGATGTACTTCAACGGACACGTTGCCCGTCCACAGTATAACGTGGCCGTCTCGGAATCGTAGTAAGCGGGCACCGCCGCGCACCACCTCGACGCCGGACGCACGCACCCCCTGGCCCACGCGCTCAGGGGTTAGCGCGCAAAGTGGGCGCACGTGGATGGTAATGGGTGCGGGGCAGCTCAGCTCTTCCGCGCTGTAAGGGGTGCACGTGCCATAGATAAACGTCACTGCGTCCCAGGCGGGGGCACCATCGTCCCCAGGCCCTCCTCGGAGGTGGCCTACCCACTGCAGATTGTAACCAGCGAAGCTCTGCCCAAGCCACAGCAGCTCGTAGTCACTAAAAGCCTCC
The genomic region above belongs to Dehalococcoidia bacterium and contains:
- a CDS encoding transposase, producing the protein RGRPRTRPGEVCADGAYDSREVRLYLRRRGIKAGIPQNPRGRKRPKMGRPYRFCQVTYQAARGAVERLFAWLKGGFRRLALRHERLLATFTAFVYLACFIITWRVLNHLESFEMSSSP